A single Natrinema pellirubrum DSM 15624 DNA region contains:
- a CDS encoding aldo/keto reductase, translating to MGTNDAETVAPETCPTANGMPMLGLGTWQNDDPEQCAESVRTALETGYRHIDTAQAYDNEEAVGEGIAAADVDREEIFLATKVWISNLDHDDVLETARASLDRLGVDYVDLLYVHWPAGEYDPEGTLSALSELYDEGLIENVGVSNFRPEDLEVAVDVCDAPIFANQVELHPLLPQEEIRAACENDDVEVVGYSPLARGQVFDQPEIQEIAEKHGVTEAQVSLAWAREKGVTAIPKATGEDHIGDNWASLTVDLEQEDIDAIDAIDETSREVDPDFAPWN from the coding sequence ATGGGAACGAACGACGCCGAGACAGTCGCACCCGAAACGTGTCCGACAGCGAACGGCATGCCGATGCTCGGTCTGGGAACCTGGCAGAACGACGATCCCGAGCAGTGTGCCGAGAGCGTCCGTACGGCCCTCGAGACGGGCTATCGCCACATCGACACTGCCCAGGCCTACGACAACGAGGAAGCGGTCGGCGAGGGGATCGCCGCCGCCGACGTCGATCGCGAGGAGATCTTCCTCGCGACCAAGGTCTGGATCTCGAATCTCGACCACGACGACGTCCTCGAGACGGCCCGTGCGAGTCTCGACCGGCTCGGCGTCGACTACGTCGATCTGCTCTACGTCCACTGGCCGGCCGGCGAGTACGACCCCGAGGGGACCCTCTCGGCGCTCTCGGAACTGTACGACGAGGGCCTGATCGAGAACGTCGGCGTGAGCAACTTCCGCCCCGAGGACCTCGAGGTAGCCGTCGACGTCTGTGACGCCCCGATATTTGCGAACCAGGTCGAACTCCACCCGCTCCTTCCCCAGGAGGAGATCCGAGCAGCCTGCGAGAACGACGACGTCGAGGTCGTCGGCTACTCGCCGCTGGCCCGCGGGCAGGTCTTCGACCAGCCGGAAATCCAGGAGATCGCCGAGAAACACGGCGTCACCGAAGCACAGGTCAGCCTCGCCTGGGCCCGCGAGAAAGGCGTCACGGCGATCCCGAAGGCGACCGGCGAGGACCACATCGGCGATAACTGGGCCTCGCTGACGGTCGACCTCGAGCAGGAGGATATCGACGCGATCGACGCGATCGACGAGACGAGCCGCGAAGTCGACCCCGACTTCGCACCCTGGAACTGA
- a CDS encoding trimeric intracellular cation channel family protein, with amino-acid sequence MNAVGLVAFALVGASKAIREEYDLFGIAVVGLATAFAGGATRDLLVNRVPLALSDPTEIGLGLLGIALAIGLSIALESPDDHPVTLVSDAVGLAAFTTAGAIVASGAGVSSFGVVVIATINAVGGGAIADVLLDRPPFILFEDFYASCAVLGGTTYWIVATVGASGTTAAAACAAITVGSRLAAVTYGWALPTAQRFESI; translated from the coding sequence ATGAACGCGGTCGGGTTGGTCGCGTTCGCGCTCGTCGGCGCGAGCAAGGCGATCCGCGAAGAGTACGATCTGTTCGGGATCGCGGTCGTCGGCCTCGCCACGGCCTTCGCCGGCGGCGCGACGCGCGATCTCCTCGTCAATCGCGTCCCGCTCGCGCTGAGCGATCCCACGGAGATCGGCCTCGGACTCCTCGGCATCGCCCTGGCGATCGGACTCAGCATCGCTCTCGAGTCGCCGGATGATCACCCGGTCACGCTCGTCTCGGACGCCGTCGGCCTCGCCGCGTTTACCACGGCCGGGGCCATCGTGGCGTCCGGAGCCGGCGTCTCGAGTTTCGGTGTCGTCGTCATCGCGACGATCAACGCCGTCGGCGGCGGCGCGATCGCCGACGTCCTGCTGGACCGGCCGCCGTTCATCCTGTTCGAGGACTTCTACGCGAGTTGCGCCGTGCTGGGCGGAACGACCTACTGGATCGTGGCGACCGTCGGCGCGTCGGGAACCACTGCCGCGGCCGCCTGCGCCGCGATAACCGTCGGGAGCCGACTGGCCGCGGTCACGTACGGCTGGGCGCTCCCGACGGCACAGCGGTTCGAGTCGATCTGA
- a CDS encoding amidase → MSSETELTRLSATALAARIRNGDVTATEAVEAHLERIDERDGEINAFVTVCAEAARDAAAEADAALEDGADVGPLHGVPLALKDLGALKAGVRHTYGSALFANHVADRTSAIVQRLEDAGAIVIGKTNTPELGHKGTTDNEVIGATASPIDPDLNAGGSSGGSAAALAAGMAPIATGSDAGGSLRIPAAACGVYGFKPTFGLVPDDGRPSAFGRELQHTTKGPMTRTVADAALLLSIMADPHPDDPNSVPVEIDYRDAVERSIDDYRIAYSPDLDVFPVADEVRAVVDDAVTAFADAGATVDEISVDHGYSMAELSEAAMPAYTTSVLESATVMEEAHGVDFRAQSDEVSDSLLAMLHVADDHGPADVARSGIVRTGVYDAVQDVLADYDLLVAPTLSAADVSLHADLEAEAWEWPMTWPFNWTGHPVASAPAGLTERGGPVGLQLVGRRFADDDVLAVSAALERERPWDGLYD, encoded by the coding sequence ATGTCATCCGAAACGGAACTCACGCGACTCTCCGCGACGGCTCTCGCGGCTCGCATTCGGAACGGCGACGTCACCGCGACCGAGGCGGTCGAGGCCCACCTCGAGCGAATCGACGAGCGCGACGGCGAGATCAACGCCTTCGTCACGGTCTGTGCAGAGGCGGCCCGCGATGCGGCGGCGGAGGCCGACGCCGCGCTCGAGGACGGCGCGGACGTGGGCCCGCTCCACGGGGTCCCGCTCGCGCTGAAGGACTTAGGCGCGCTGAAGGCCGGCGTCCGACACACGTACGGCTCGGCGCTGTTCGCCAACCACGTCGCTGACCGGACCTCGGCGATCGTCCAGCGGCTCGAGGATGCCGGCGCGATCGTGATCGGAAAGACGAACACGCCGGAGCTGGGCCACAAGGGGACGACCGACAATGAGGTAATCGGGGCGACCGCGTCGCCGATCGATCCCGACCTGAACGCCGGGGGCTCCTCCGGGGGCTCGGCGGCGGCACTGGCGGCCGGGATGGCCCCGATTGCGACCGGCAGCGACGCGGGCGGGTCGCTTCGCATCCCGGCCGCGGCCTGTGGCGTCTACGGGTTCAAACCGACGTTCGGGCTGGTACCCGATGACGGCCGTCCGAGCGCGTTCGGCCGGGAGCTCCAGCACACCACGAAGGGGCCGATGACCCGGACCGTCGCCGACGCCGCCCTGTTGCTGTCGATCATGGCCGATCCCCACCCCGATGATCCCAACAGCGTTCCCGTCGAGATCGACTATCGGGACGCGGTCGAGCGATCGATCGACGACTACCGGATCGCCTACAGCCCCGACCTCGACGTCTTCCCCGTCGCCGACGAGGTGCGTGCGGTCGTCGACGACGCGGTGACCGCCTTCGCGGACGCGGGTGCGACCGTCGACGAGATCAGCGTCGATCACGGCTACTCGATGGCCGAACTGAGCGAGGCCGCGATGCCGGCGTATACGACCTCCGTCCTCGAGAGTGCGACGGTCATGGAGGAGGCCCACGGCGTCGACTTTCGGGCACAATCCGACGAGGTCTCGGACAGCCTGCTTGCGATGCTCCACGTCGCCGACGATCACGGGCCCGCTGACGTCGCCCGGTCGGGGATCGTCCGCACTGGCGTGTACGACGCCGTTCAGGACGTACTGGCCGATTACGACCTGCTCGTGGCCCCGACGCTGTCGGCGGCCGATGTCTCCCTCCACGCCGATCTCGAGGCCGAGGCCTGGGAGTGGCCCATGACCTGGCCGTTCAACTGGACCGGCCACCCCGTCGCCTCGGCCCCCGCCGGGCTGACCGAGCGCGGCGGTCCCGTCGGCCTGCAACTGGTCGGTCGCCGCTTTGCCGACGACGACGTCCTCGCGGTGAGTGCGGCCCTCGAGCGCGAGCGGCCATGGGACGGGCTCTACGACTAG
- a CDS encoding DUF309 domain-containing protein, with protein sequence MDDHTRDPTVEPPAGTPTGWDPEAGRWDHATLRRATVHGVACYNAGAYHESHDCFEAEWYNYGRGSTESAFCHGLVQVAAGAYKHFDFGNDDGMRSLFETALQYLRGVPNDYYGVDLLAVRTTLTNALDDPAVLEGWQIEIDGEAPVATDADFAYAAGLEE encoded by the coding sequence ATGGACGACCACACCCGGGACCCGACGGTCGAGCCGCCCGCCGGAACCCCGACCGGATGGGATCCAGAGGCGGGTCGCTGGGACCACGCGACGCTCCGCCGGGCGACGGTCCACGGCGTCGCGTGCTACAACGCGGGCGCGTACCACGAGTCACACGACTGCTTCGAAGCGGAATGGTACAATTACGGGCGGGGTTCCACCGAGAGCGCCTTCTGTCACGGACTCGTGCAGGTCGCAGCCGGAGCCTACAAGCACTTCGATTTCGGGAACGACGACGGAATGCGGAGCCTGTTCGAGACCGCGCTGCAGTACCTCCGGGGAGTACCCAACGACTACTACGGCGTCGACCTCCTCGCCGTCCGGACGACGCTGACCAACGCCCTCGACGACCCCGCGGTTCTCGAGGGCTGGCAAATCGAAATCGACGGGGAGGCCCCGGTCGCCACCGACGCCGACTTCGCGTACGCCGCGGGGCTCGAGGAGTAG
- a CDS encoding inositol monophosphatase family protein → MSEATSRREAVAVRAAAAGAAVAADSFRTDLEIESKDRETDVVTQVDRDAQERVIETIRETFPDDRVVGEEEDALKQVPESGPAWIVDPIDGTNNYVDGSRAFGTAVAAVIDGEPVAAAFDCPALGDVYRVGPDGISRNDESLSVSDCDDPAAATVCPTFWWGRDRRDEYAAATRAIVQRFDDMRRYGCAQLELAMVASGALEGTLTNVRANPWDTVAGVGMVREAGGVVTDLSGERWRHDSEGLVASNGEIHDAVLAAAREIDG, encoded by the coding sequence ATGAGCGAAGCCACGTCCCGCCGCGAGGCCGTCGCGGTTCGCGCGGCCGCGGCGGGAGCCGCCGTCGCGGCCGACTCGTTCCGGACCGACCTCGAGATCGAGTCGAAAGACCGGGAAACCGACGTCGTCACGCAGGTCGATCGCGACGCCCAAGAGCGAGTCATCGAGACGATTCGGGAGACGTTCCCGGACGATCGCGTCGTCGGCGAGGAGGAGGACGCGTTGAAGCAGGTCCCCGAGTCGGGGCCGGCCTGGATCGTCGATCCCATCGACGGAACGAACAACTACGTCGACGGGTCCCGGGCGTTCGGCACCGCCGTCGCGGCCGTGATCGACGGTGAGCCGGTCGCCGCCGCGTTCGACTGCCCCGCACTCGGGGACGTCTACCGGGTCGGCCCCGACGGCATCTCCCGAAACGACGAGTCGCTGTCGGTCAGCGACTGCGACGATCCCGCGGCCGCCACCGTCTGCCCGACGTTCTGGTGGGGCCGCGACCGGCGCGACGAGTACGCCGCCGCGACCCGGGCGATCGTCCAGCGGTTCGACGACATGCGTCGGTACGGCTGCGCCCAACTCGAGCTGGCGATGGTCGCCTCGGGCGCGCTCGAGGGGACGCTGACCAACGTGCGGGCCAACCCCTGGGACACCGTCGCCGGCGTCGGCATGGTCCGCGAGGCCGGCGGCGTCGTCACCGACCTCTCGGGGGAGCGCTGGCGACACGACAGTGAGGGACTGGTCGCCTCGAACGGCGAGATTCACGACGCCGTCCTCGCGGCAGCCCGGGAGATCGACGGCTGA
- a CDS encoding DUF63 family protein: MDDFIDRFGAERVWAATVATLAVAVTLGAVIFPQRVYVEFIWQYFWGPVVADAHSWNCVAWAGGEQVPCTEAAANAGPTAEPGYTFVSYAGYIPTLVLLLIGIIFLVRRLEIERYRAGFFALFPFMLFGGALRVVEDANAAAYEYAGEMAIQLPWSGFIISPLIYFTVFFIALFAVVTSVWLERNDYVSGYEYPLAGIGATVLTVTVAYLAYTAATEPYAEFYPLIPLVVLVGATVATAITWFGIETYAPELNRGTRYMGIVVIWAHAVDGVANVIGLDWATTLGLPANLVPKHPINRAIANTTADVLPADVVSATGSAWPFLLVKLAAAVFVIWIFDETVFEDSPRYAVLLMITVVAVGLGPGTRDMLRATFGV; encoded by the coding sequence ATGGACGATTTCATCGACCGGTTCGGGGCCGAGCGCGTCTGGGCCGCGACCGTCGCCACGCTCGCGGTCGCCGTTACCCTCGGGGCGGTGATCTTCCCCCAGCGGGTGTACGTCGAGTTCATCTGGCAGTACTTCTGGGGCCCCGTCGTCGCCGACGCACACAGCTGGAACTGCGTCGCCTGGGCCGGCGGCGAACAGGTTCCCTGCACCGAAGCGGCCGCCAACGCCGGACCGACGGCCGAGCCCGGCTACACGTTCGTCTCCTATGCCGGCTACATCCCCACGCTGGTCCTGTTGCTGATCGGGATCATCTTCCTCGTGCGCCGGCTCGAGATCGAGCGGTATCGTGCGGGCTTTTTCGCCCTGTTCCCGTTCATGCTCTTTGGCGGGGCCCTGCGCGTCGTCGAGGACGCCAACGCCGCCGCCTACGAGTACGCCGGCGAGATGGCCATCCAGCTCCCGTGGTCGGGGTTCATCATCAGCCCGCTGATCTACTTCACCGTCTTCTTCATCGCGCTCTTTGCGGTCGTGACCTCGGTCTGGCTCGAGCGCAACGACTACGTCTCGGGCTATGAGTATCCGCTGGCCGGCATCGGAGCTACCGTCCTGACGGTCACGGTCGCGTATCTGGCCTACACGGCAGCGACGGAGCCCTACGCGGAGTTCTACCCGCTGATCCCGCTTGTCGTCCTCGTCGGGGCGACCGTCGCGACGGCGATCACCTGGTTCGGGATCGAAACGTACGCGCCGGAACTGAACCGCGGCACCCGATACATGGGGATCGTGGTCATCTGGGCCCACGCGGTCGACGGGGTCGCGAACGTGATCGGCCTCGATTGGGCGACGACGCTCGGCCTCCCGGCCAACCTCGTCCCGAAACACCCGATCAACCGCGCCATCGCCAACACGACTGCGGACGTGTTGCCCGCCGATGTGGTGTCGGCGACCGGCTCCGCGTGGCCGTTCCTGCTGGTGAAACTCGCCGCCGCCGTCTTCGTCATCTGGATCTTCGACGAGACGGTCTTCGAGGACAGCCCGCGCTACGCCGTCTTGCTCATGATCACCGTCGTCGCCGTCGGCCTCGGCCCCGGGACCCGCGACATGCTGCGGGCGACGTTCGGCGTGTAA
- a CDS encoding NOP5/NOP56 family protein yields MTDETDAATAGWFSDLQPGDLEAAADAITEGSAEAPREWPTAAVEDGYADSRDDYYDRLHEATMAATREAVRKRERADDQQLVHAIRAMDDCERTANELAERLAEWAGTVDPDAGTGVEYARRLASDDEDGLEEPAIRSLAERVAGLADEADELREFVERQTPAVAPNLSALADPVLAARLISLAGGLEALAKKPSGTVQVLGAEDALFAHLRGHAPSPKHGIIYTHDAVRGTHPDERGSAARAVAGKLAIAARVDHYSGDLKPELEAELAERIETIQARNADGDGGDEAATDGGIDDE; encoded by the coding sequence ATGACCGACGAGACCGACGCCGCGACGGCGGGCTGGTTCTCCGACCTACAGCCGGGGGATCTCGAGGCCGCCGCCGACGCGATCACCGAGGGCAGTGCCGAAGCGCCGCGGGAGTGGCCAACCGCAGCCGTCGAGGACGGCTACGCCGACTCGAGGGACGACTACTACGACCGGCTTCACGAGGCGACGATGGCCGCAACTCGCGAAGCGGTCCGCAAGCGCGAGCGAGCCGACGACCAGCAGCTGGTCCACGCGATCAGAGCCATGGACGACTGTGAGCGGACGGCCAACGAACTCGCCGAACGCTTGGCGGAGTGGGCCGGCACCGTCGACCCCGATGCGGGGACCGGTGTCGAGTACGCGCGACGACTGGCGAGCGACGACGAGGACGGGCTCGAGGAGCCCGCGATTCGATCGCTGGCCGAACGGGTTGCCGGCCTCGCGGACGAGGCCGACGAACTCCGGGAGTTCGTCGAGCGCCAGACGCCGGCCGTCGCGCCGAACCTCTCGGCGCTGGCCGACCCCGTGCTGGCGGCGCGGCTGATCTCGCTGGCCGGCGGCCTCGAGGCACTCGCGAAGAAACCCAGCGGCACGGTACAGGTGTTGGGCGCGGAGGACGCGTTATTCGCCCACCTGCGGGGCCACGCTCCCTCGCCCAAACACGGGATCATCTACACCCACGACGCGGTGCGGGGGACCCACCCCGACGAGCGCGGTTCGGCGGCGCGTGCGGTCGCGGGGAAACTCGCTATCGCCGCCCGCGTCGATCACTACTCGGGCGACCTGAAGCCGGAACTCGAGGCCGAACTCGCCGAGCGGATCGAGACGATTCAGGCGCGAAACGCGGATGGGGACGGTGGAGACGAGGCGGCGACCGACGGAGGTATCGACGATGAGTGA
- a CDS encoding fibrillarin-like rRNA/tRNA 2'-O-methyltransferase translates to MSEALPAGVQRREFDGTERLATQGEPVYGEPTDGEWRAWNPNRSKLGSMLELGMDTGLEGGETVLYLGAASGTTVSHVADFAGPTYAVEFAARPARDLLEAAESRDRLFPLLKDARKPESYAHVVESDVDVIVQDVATRGQARVALENRRFLADDGRLLLAVKARSEDVTRAPEDVFEDVQAELAEGYEIVETERLERYHTDHLGIVAQSL, encoded by the coding sequence ATGAGTGAGGCCCTGCCGGCGGGGGTCCAGCGCCGCGAGTTCGACGGGACCGAGCGGCTCGCGACGCAGGGCGAACCGGTCTACGGCGAACCGACCGATGGGGAGTGGCGCGCGTGGAACCCGAACCGGTCCAAGCTCGGCTCGATGCTCGAGCTGGGCATGGACACGGGCCTCGAGGGCGGCGAGACGGTCCTCTATCTGGGGGCCGCCAGCGGGACGACCGTGAGTCACGTGGCCGACTTCGCCGGCCCGACCTACGCCGTCGAGTTCGCCGCGCGGCCGGCCCGGGACCTGCTCGAGGCCGCGGAATCGCGGGATCGACTCTTCCCGCTGCTGAAAGACGCCCGGAAGCCCGAGAGCTACGCCCACGTCGTCGAGTCCGACGTCGACGTGATCGTCCAGGACGTGGCGACGCGCGGGCAGGCGCGGGTCGCGCTCGAGAACCGGCGGTTCCTGGCTGACGACGGGCGATTGCTGCTGGCCGTGAAGGCCCGGAGCGAGGACGTGACTCGAGCCCCGGAAGACGTGTTCGAGGACGTTCAGGCGGAACTGGCAGAGGGATACGAGATCGTGGAGACGGAACGGCTCGAGCGGTATCATACGGATCATCTCGGGATCGTTGCGCAGTCGCTGTGA
- a CDS encoding fatty acid--CoA ligase: MSEHPTIGDTLEGTVERHPDRDAIVYPRKDQHWTYAEFDKRVNRLANALLEAGIEKGDRVATVLYNGSEMALTVYACAKIGAVFTPLNFRLPAGEIEYIVNDAEAELVLFEADTREAVEGAKPDLETVSEYVFIDDDREAVPDYARGFYDLLESGSPEKPDVRVAEDDVYAFIYTSRTTGRPKGVVHEHRDMVEHNLLCIAEGKMTRDDVGLSVMPLYHCAELHCNLFPRIHRGATSVIHHEFDPEATLEAVEEHGVTLLFAAPTAWNALSMTAAEADVDVASLRLGLYGAAPMPEQVLANCREYLCDDYLQAYGMTEIGPAGVFQPPEDQLSKQGSAGLPALNHRLRIVEPDADPDAEVEPGAIGEILIASPCTMREYWNRPEATAESLREADGTTWYYTGDLGYRDDDGYLYVVDRKDDMIVSGGENVYPAEVEDALFAHDAVEEAAVVGEPDDEWGERVAAYVVADGVEAADLDAFVRESDQLADFKRPRTYYFVDELPKNPSGKVQKFKLREDEADLEPEPETVTS, translated from the coding sequence ATGTCAGAACACCCCACTATCGGCGACACGCTCGAGGGGACGGTCGAGCGCCACCCCGACCGGGACGCGATCGTCTATCCACGGAAGGACCAGCACTGGACCTACGCCGAGTTCGACAAGCGGGTCAATCGGCTGGCCAACGCCTTGCTCGAGGCCGGCATCGAGAAAGGGGATCGAGTAGCGACGGTACTGTACAACGGCTCCGAGATGGCCCTGACCGTCTACGCCTGCGCGAAGATCGGCGCGGTCTTCACCCCGCTGAACTTCCGGCTGCCGGCGGGGGAGATCGAGTACATCGTCAACGATGCCGAGGCCGAGCTGGTGCTGTTCGAAGCCGACACGCGGGAGGCCGTCGAAGGTGCCAAACCCGACCTCGAGACCGTCTCGGAGTACGTGTTCATCGACGACGACCGCGAGGCGGTCCCCGACTACGCCCGCGGGTTCTACGACCTGCTCGAGTCGGGTTCTCCGGAGAAGCCCGACGTTCGCGTCGCCGAAGACGACGTGTACGCCTTTATTTATACGTCGAGGACGACGGGCCGGCCGAAGGGCGTCGTCCACGAACACCGCGATATGGTCGAACACAACCTCCTGTGTATCGCGGAGGGGAAGATGACCCGCGACGACGTCGGACTGTCGGTGATGCCGCTGTATCACTGCGCCGAACTCCACTGTAACCTCTTCCCGCGGATCCACCGCGGCGCGACCAGCGTCATCCACCACGAGTTCGATCCGGAGGCGACGCTCGAGGCGGTCGAGGAACACGGCGTCACGCTCCTCTTTGCGGCCCCGACGGCCTGGAACGCGCTATCGATGACCGCCGCCGAAGCGGACGTCGACGTTGCCTCGCTCCGGCTCGGCCTCTACGGCGCGGCCCCGATGCCCGAACAGGTCCTCGCGAACTGCCGGGAGTACCTCTGTGACGACTATCTGCAGGCGTACGGGATGACCGAGATCGGCCCGGCCGGCGTTTTCCAGCCACCCGAGGACCAGCTTTCGAAACAGGGGTCGGCCGGCCTGCCGGCGCTCAACCATCGGCTGCGGATCGTCGAACCTGACGCCGATCCGGACGCTGAAGTCGAGCCGGGAGCGATCGGCGAGATCCTGATCGCCAGCCCCTGTACGATGCGCGAGTACTGGAACCGACCGGAGGCGACCGCGGAGTCGCTGCGCGAGGCCGACGGCACGACGTGGTACTACACCGGCGATCTGGGCTATCGCGACGACGACGGCTACCTCTACGTCGTCGACCGCAAGGACGACATGATCGTCTCCGGCGGCGAGAACGTCTATCCGGCCGAGGTCGAGGACGCGCTCTTTGCCCACGACGCCGTCGAGGAGGCGGCCGTCGTGGGCGAACCCGACGACGAGTGGGGCGAGCGGGTCGCCGCCTACGTCGTCGCCGACGGCGTCGAGGCGGCGGACCTCGACGCGTTCGTCCGCGAGAGTGACCAACTGGCCGACTTCAAGCGGCCACGGACCTACTACTTCGTCGACGAACTCCCCAAGAACCCCAGCGGGAAGGTCCAGAAGTTCAAGCTCCGCGAGGACGAGGCCGACCTCGAGCCCGAACCCGAGACCGTCACGTCCTGA
- a CDS encoding glutamate--cysteine ligase yields MERGSRESFTRMGTLGIEEECFVVDEDGRPTSGTDDLVYEHDPPEILEGRLDHELFKFVIETQTPLIEDPDDARDSLLAIRQALVDHAQAHGYRIAAAGLHPLAKWQELEHAEKPRYRAQLDRIQYPQHRNTTAGVHVHVGVDDADKAVWIANELRWYVPIMLALSANSPYWNGFDTGLQSARAKIFEALPNTGMPTHFEDFEAFDRFERRMLETDSINDRGELWYDVRPHTAHGTVELRTPDGQADPDVVLAFVEYAHALVEALAEEYEDGATGHDHRRELLDENKWRAIRYGQDASFIDRELEGTVELGELVDRECERLGIDGIKRVYERESGADRQRRLLEDEGPDALCDSLFLQTE; encoded by the coding sequence ATGGAACGCGGGTCCCGAGAGTCGTTTACGCGCATGGGTACGTTGGGGATCGAGGAGGAGTGTTTCGTCGTCGACGAGGACGGTCGCCCCACCAGCGGGACCGACGACCTCGTCTACGAACACGACCCGCCCGAGATCCTCGAGGGCCGACTCGATCACGAACTGTTCAAGTTCGTCATCGAGACCCAGACGCCGCTGATCGAGGACCCCGACGACGCCCGCGACTCGCTGCTTGCGATCCGGCAGGCATTAGTCGACCACGCCCAGGCACACGGCTACCGGATCGCCGCCGCGGGCCTTCACCCGCTGGCGAAGTGGCAGGAACTCGAACACGCCGAGAAACCCCGCTATCGGGCACAGCTCGACCGGATCCAGTATCCCCAGCACCGGAACACGACGGCGGGGGTCCACGTCCACGTCGGCGTCGACGACGCCGACAAGGCGGTCTGGATCGCCAACGAACTGCGGTGGTACGTGCCGATCATGCTCGCCCTCTCGGCAAACTCGCCGTACTGGAACGGGTTCGACACCGGGCTCCAGTCCGCCCGCGCGAAGATCTTCGAGGCCCTTCCCAACACCGGCATGCCGACCCACTTCGAGGACTTCGAGGCCTTCGACCGGTTCGAGCGCCGGATGCTCGAGACGGACTCGATCAACGACCGGGGCGAACTCTGGTACGACGTCCGACCCCACACCGCCCACGGCACCGTCGAGTTACGAACGCCTGACGGCCAGGCCGACCCCGATGTCGTGCTGGCGTTCGTCGAGTACGCCCACGCGCTCGTCGAGGCCCTGGCCGAGGAGTACGAGGACGGCGCGACCGGCCACGATCACCGGCGGGAACTGCTCGACGAGAACAAGTGGCGCGCCATCCGGTACGGACAGGACGCGTCCTTCATCGACCGCGAACTCGAGGGGACCGTCGAACTGGGCGAACTCGTCGACCGGGAGTGTGAACGACTCGGAATCGACGGGATCAAACGGGTCTACGAGCGCGAGAGCGGCGCTGACCGCCAGCGCCGGCTGCTCGAGGACGAGGGGCCGGACGCGCTGTGTGACTCGCTGTTTCTGCAGACCGAGTGA
- a CDS encoding helix-turn-helix domain-containing protein, protein MSFDDTDEGPVDGEGDEPLEDHDVVEPGGERRNPTVEELDQRLIDLLSWILDTETRAKIYVFLLANPGSTSEEVAKGTGLYPSTVREALAELHEEERVTREKRENEGAGNNPYEYTAIQPSELVGGVVDQVQAELNTIFTLDRIVDREADRGTPPDLEDETEPVTITIDDTAPTRESDESDDADVIEFEDETDTDPIGTDADDPADGDE, encoded by the coding sequence ATGAGTTTCGACGACACTGACGAGGGTCCGGTCGACGGCGAGGGAGACGAACCGCTCGAGGACCACGACGTCGTCGAGCCGGGTGGAGAGCGCCGTAATCCGACGGTCGAAGAACTCGACCAGCGGCTGATCGACCTGCTCTCGTGGATCCTCGATACGGAGACCCGCGCGAAGATCTACGTGTTCCTGCTCGCGAACCCGGGGAGTACGTCCGAGGAGGTCGCGAAGGGGACCGGTCTCTATCCCAGCACCGTCCGCGAGGCGCTGGCGGAACTCCACGAGGAAGAACGGGTCACGCGGGAGAAACGGGAAAACGAGGGGGCCGGCAACAACCCCTACGAGTACACCGCGATCCAGCCCAGCGAACTCGTCGGCGGTGTCGTCGACCAGGTCCAGGCGGAACTGAACACGATCTTCACGCTCGATCGTATCGTCGATCGGGAGGCCGACCGCGGGACGCCGCCCGATCTCGAGGACGAGACCGAACCGGTGACGATCACGATCGACGACACGGCACCGACCCGCGAGTCCGACGAGTCGGACGACGCCGACGTCATCGAGTTCGAGGATGAGACGGACACGGACCCCATCGGGACGGATGCCGACGACCCGGCGGACGGCGACGAGTAG